In Sphingobacterium thalpophilum, a genomic segment contains:
- a CDS encoding Lrp/AsnC family transcriptional regulator — MHFDEIDRKLLRFLQEDAKQTTKELSYKLSLSVTAVYERVRKLENTGIIAGYVAILDKKKIAKDFLVLCHVKLTQHKKEYILQFEKEVMNLQEVTECFHVSGDYDYILKICVQDMADYRSFMLTKLTSLQHIASTHSSFMIAEVKNTIAIDL, encoded by the coding sequence ATGCACTTCGACGAGATTGACCGTAAGCTATTGCGTTTTCTACAGGAAGATGCCAAACAAACGACCAAAGAACTCTCCTACAAACTGAGCTTGTCCGTAACAGCGGTCTATGAAAGAGTCCGTAAACTCGAAAATACTGGAATTATCGCAGGCTATGTCGCCATACTTGATAAAAAGAAAATAGCAAAAGATTTCCTCGTATTATGCCACGTAAAATTAACACAGCACAAAAAGGAGTATATCTTACAATTTGAAAAAGAGGTCATGAACCTTCAGGAGGTAACCGAGTGTTTCCACGTGAGTGGCGACTACGACTATATCCTAAAGATTTGTGTCCAGGATATGGCAGACTATCGCAGTTTTATGTTAACGAAGTTAACGAGCCTACAGCATATCGCAAGCACCCATAGCTCATTTATGATCGCTGAGGTGAAAAATACAATAGCAATAGATCTGTAA
- a CDS encoding bestrophin family protein, whose translation MITTKYFNHRQIFNLAGAHLIWLTLWCSLVAVIYYFFNWQWMIIPWVPLALIGTAEAFYVGFKNNQAYDRLWEARKIWGGIVNSSRSFTAMLYAFDTQDGDHTDLEERRKRIAYRHIAWLYTFREQLLIPTEWEHISLKKHFGSMNVKRNRLIKAGFPDYSRTSIFLRKYLSTDEFKLQSTYKNFATYLISKQAKEVNALKNDQIISDFNQTQLQNCLNQFYDYQGQAERIKKFPSPRQFASTAFVFNVILIILLPLGLVNEFAKLGDWGIWTSIPFCVVIGWIYIVMELVGDYTENPFGGLMFDVPMLSICRTIEIDVLQMVGDEDLPEAIASKNGVLV comes from the coding sequence ATGATCACAACCAAGTATTTTAATCATCGACAAATATTTAATTTAGCGGGTGCACATTTAATATGGCTGACGCTTTGGTGCTCTCTGGTGGCGGTCATCTATTATTTTTTTAATTGGCAGTGGATGATAATTCCCTGGGTACCATTGGCTTTGATCGGAACCGCTGAGGCTTTTTATGTCGGGTTTAAGAATAATCAGGCCTATGATAGACTTTGGGAAGCCCGGAAAATCTGGGGTGGGATTGTCAATTCAAGTCGTTCTTTCACGGCAATGTTATATGCCTTTGATACCCAGGATGGTGATCATACCGATTTGGAGGAGCGGAGGAAAAGGATTGCCTATCGCCATATCGCTTGGCTATACACTTTTCGTGAGCAGTTGTTGATCCCGACAGAATGGGAGCACATCAGTTTGAAAAAACACTTTGGTTCAATGAATGTTAAACGGAACAGGCTGATAAAGGCTGGCTTTCCTGATTACAGTAGAACATCGATTTTTTTACGCAAATACCTTTCTACAGATGAGTTTAAGCTGCAGAGCACATATAAAAATTTTGCAACTTATTTGATTTCTAAACAAGCAAAGGAAGTTAATGCATTGAAAAATGATCAAATCATTTCGGATTTTAACCAAACGCAACTGCAGAATTGCCTGAATCAATTTTACGACTATCAAGGTCAGGCAGAAAGAATCAAAAAATTTCCTTCACCGAGACAGTTTGCCAGTACAGCATTTGTCTTTAATGTCATTCTCATCATTCTGCTCCCATTGGGCCTAGTAAATGAATTTGCGAAATTGGGCGACTGGGGGATATGGACGAGTATTCCTTTTTGTGTGGTAATTGGATGGATTTATATTGTGATGGAATTGGTCGGCGATTATACCGAAAATCCTTTTGGAGGACTCATGTTTGATGTGCCTATGCTTTCGATTTGTCGGACCATAGAAATTGATGTGTTGCAAATGGTGGGAGATGAGGATCTTCCGGAGGCAATTGCATCGAAAAATGGTGTTTTGGTTTAA
- a CDS encoding NUDIX domain-containing protein yields the protein MQHNIIDKVALISIKDRKILSARSKTKTKFYFPGGKRENNESDITCLKREILEELSVHIVEESMRLLGTFEAIADGRNQGTLVRMICYFSDFEGVLHPANEIETFEWLTYKDKHRTSAVDQIIFHRLKEMNLID from the coding sequence ATGCAGCATAATATAATAGACAAAGTTGCTTTAATTAGCATTAAAGATAGGAAAATCCTGAGCGCACGTTCCAAGACTAAAACAAAATTTTACTTTCCTGGTGGTAAGCGAGAGAATAATGAATCCGATATTACCTGTTTAAAAAGAGAAATACTGGAGGAGCTTTCTGTGCACATCGTCGAAGAATCAATGCGCCTTTTGGGCACCTTTGAAGCAATCGCCGATGGACGAAATCAAGGTACGCTCGTAAGAATGATCTGCTACTTTTCTGATTTCGAAGGAGTATTGCATCCAGCGAATGAAATCGAGACATTTGAATGGTTAACCTATAAGGACAAACATAGGACTTCTGCCGTAGATCAGATTATCTTTCACCGATTAAAGGAAATGAACCTTATCGATTGA
- a CDS encoding aminotransferase class I/II-fold pyridoxal phosphate-dependent enzyme has translation MENFNAANEIQDLQYFGEFGGVNPSISDSSTYTFLSAKKMFDTFEGNAEGCYLYSRHSSPMNLYLAQALAKMEDTAAANVTSSGMGAITTVLLQLCKSGDHIISSRTIYGGTYAFLKNFLPPFQIETTFLDINDAEELERSIRPNTKVLYCESVSNPLLHVADLRKLSAICKKYKLKLIVDNTFSPLSISPTLLGADIVIHSLTKFINGSSDTVGGVYCGSQEFINETKNVNTGACMLLGPTMDSLRSASILKNLRTLHIRMKQHSYNAMYLAERFEKDGLKVSYPGLQSHRDHELMKNMMHESYGFGGLMTVDVETTEKANELMELMQAENLGYLAVSLGFYKTLFSCSGSSTSSEIPEEDRLKMGISDGLIRFSIGLDQDIERTYQKMRACMQKTGILE, from the coding sequence ATGGAAAATTTTAACGCAGCAAATGAAATTCAAGATTTGCAATACTTTGGTGAGTTTGGAGGAGTGAACCCGTCTATTTCAGATAGCTCCACCTATACTTTTCTTTCCGCTAAAAAGATGTTCGACACATTTGAAGGGAATGCGGAAGGCTGTTATCTCTATTCAAGGCATTCGTCGCCGATGAATTTGTATTTGGCACAAGCCTTAGCTAAAATGGAGGATACCGCTGCGGCCAATGTAACATCTTCTGGGATGGGAGCGATTACAACAGTTCTTTTACAACTATGTAAAAGTGGTGACCATATCATTTCCAGTAGGACAATCTACGGTGGAACTTATGCCTTTCTTAAGAATTTTCTCCCGCCTTTCCAGATTGAGACGACATTTTTGGATATTAATGATGCCGAAGAACTCGAAAGATCGATAAGACCTAATACAAAAGTGCTGTATTGTGAAAGTGTGAGCAACCCTTTATTGCATGTGGCAGATTTAAGAAAACTTTCGGCCATCTGTAAAAAATACAAGCTAAAACTGATTGTCGACAATACGTTTTCTCCATTGTCCATCTCGCCAACACTTTTGGGAGCAGACATTGTCATTCATAGTTTAACGAAATTTATCAATGGCAGCAGTGACACTGTCGGTGGGGTTTATTGTGGAAGTCAGGAGTTTATTAATGAAACAAAAAATGTGAACACAGGGGCCTGTATGTTATTGGGGCCAACGATGGACAGTTTACGTTCGGCGAGTATATTGAAAAATTTAAGAACACTTCATATACGGATGAAACAGCATAGCTATAATGCGATGTATCTTGCCGAGCGGTTTGAGAAAGATGGACTAAAGGTATCTTATCCGGGCTTGCAGTCGCATCGAGATCATGAATTAATGAAAAACATGATGCATGAGAGCTATGGTTTTGGGGGCTTAATGACAGTTGATGTGGAAACAACCGAAAAAGCCAATGAATTAATGGAACTGATGCAGGCTGAAAATTTAGGGTATTTAGCCGTCAGCCTAGGATTCTATAAGACGCTATTCTCCTGTTCAGGTAGTTCTACGTCGTCAGAAATTCCTGAAGAAGATCGTTTAAAGATGGGCATTTCCGATGGATTGATCAGGTTTTCCATTGGCCTAGATCAAGACATTGAGCGTACTTATCAAAAAATGAGAGCATGCATGCAAAAGACTGGAATTTTGGAGTAA
- a CDS encoding metallophosphoesterase, whose protein sequence is MAKRLLLILFLFVLGDIYFFQAFSTVIHGSIWHNMYWGIDILLFFGVFSLIFLRRAGYDVQETATSLITAFLIVFIPKLLAVPFLFVEDLMRIFRYFPPRSIFLSEIVLFLAGAILLVIFFGLTKGRYFYKVREEVLSFPDLPMAFDGFKITQLSDIHSGSLSDIKRVRKGIELANAQNSDLVLFTGDLVNNKASEMEPWVLDFNRLEAPSGKFSVLGNHDYGDYVQWESVESKALNLNRLKEIHHEMGFKLLLNESIAIEKQGEHISLIGVENWGKGGFHQYGDLAKATLGLDADTFKILMSHDPSHWDHVTLDYNQHVHLTLAGHTHGMQFGIELFGLKWSPIQYFYKQWAGLYQKQGKYLYVNRGFGFHGLKGRIGVWPEITVITLRKSVV, encoded by the coding sequence ATGGCAAAGAGACTTTTACTGATATTATTCTTATTTGTTTTGGGTGATATCTATTTTTTTCAGGCGTTCAGCACGGTTATTCATGGTTCAATTTGGCACAACATGTATTGGGGCATCGATATCCTATTGTTTTTTGGTGTTTTTAGTTTAATTTTTTTACGGAGAGCGGGGTATGATGTCCAGGAGACAGCAACAAGTTTGATCACGGCATTTTTAATTGTTTTCATACCAAAATTGCTTGCTGTTCCCTTTTTATTTGTTGAAGATCTGATGCGTATTTTTCGTTATTTTCCTCCACGTAGTATATTTTTGAGTGAGATTGTATTGTTTTTGGCGGGGGCCATATTATTGGTTATTTTTTTCGGTTTAACGAAAGGTCGTTATTTCTATAAAGTGCGGGAGGAAGTATTGAGTTTTCCTGATCTACCTATGGCATTTGACGGTTTTAAAATTACGCAGCTATCGGATATTCACTCTGGTAGTTTATCTGATATCAAAAGGGTACGTAAAGGTATCGAATTAGCCAATGCACAAAACAGTGATCTGGTATTGTTTACGGGTGATCTAGTCAATAATAAGGCTTCCGAAATGGAACCCTGGGTTTTGGACTTCAATCGATTAGAAGCTCCTTCGGGCAAGTTTTCAGTCCTTGGAAATCACGATTATGGAGATTATGTACAATGGGAAAGTGTTGAATCAAAAGCCTTAAATTTGAATAGGCTTAAGGAAATTCATCATGAAATGGGATTTAAATTGCTGCTAAATGAATCGATAGCGATAGAAAAGCAAGGTGAGCATATTTCGTTAATTGGTGTTGAAAATTGGGGAAAAGGAGGGTTCCATCAATATGGTGATCTCGCTAAAGCAACCCTTGGATTGGACGCGGATACCTTCAAAATTTTGATGTCTCATGATCCTTCACATTGGGATCATGTTACTTTGGACTATAACCAACATGTCCATCTGACGCTGGCGGGACATACGCATGGTATGCAGTTTGGGATAGAATTATTTGGGTTAAAATGGAGTCCAATTCAATATTTTTATAAACAGTGGGCTGGACTCTATCAAAAACAAGGAAAATATCTTTATGTCAACCGTGGTTTTGGTTTTCACGGCCTAAAAGGTCGGATAGGTGTTTGGCCTGAAATTACGGTTATTACATTACGGAAAAGCGTTGTCTGA